A window of Halobacillus naozhouensis genomic DNA:
TTCATTCCTTTTAATATTTTACGATACATGTTGAGGACCTGCAACTGAAAGAAAGATCTTAAGACACACAAAAGGATCAACCCTTGTACTGTGTGAAGGGCTGACCCTGGTTTTAAAAAGCTATTTGGATGGTTGGAATTTCACATCAACAGGAACTTCTCCGAACTCATCGTAGACCATTTGCATAATTTCCCTCGTTTGAGATTTAGATAATTCGTTCGCTCTCACTGTCACATGTACGCCATTGTCTTCCGCCCTAACGAGTACATCTTCATAAGGTACACTGGCACTTATCGTTTTCTCAAGAATGTTTTCTTTCGTTCTCCTATCCTGCAGGTTGTCTAAGTTTTCAGTAGCTTTAGCCTTTTCTTCGATGGTAGCGGTAGATGATGCCATAACTGCCGACCACTGTTCTTCCAACTTATCGCGTTTATTTTGCATTTCTAAACGGATTGATGCAAACAGTTCATCTGAAGACATTTGCGAAACGACTGTGTCATCTGTAGTTCCATCTCCGTTCATGTTACCCGTAGTTTGCTCTAGTTCTGCATCCTGGATGAAGGCCATTTCCCCACTATCCGGTGATGTCATGTAGTACACACTCAAAACAATTAGCAGACTTAACATCGTCAACAACCAAACCGTCTGTTTTTTTACCAAAATAATCCCTCCCTATGATTTAGGCAAAACGGAAACTCTATGACTTGGCACATCTAGCACTCTTGACACTGCTTCTACCACCCAGCCTTTAACTTTCATTTGATCCACACCTTTGGCAGTTACAAAAACACCTCTTACTTCAGGTTTCTTTGTTTTAACTAGCAGTGGTACTTCCCGGTCGCCTTGCCTCACCAGGACTAACTGCTGTTCCTTTGAATAATCTTCAATTTCTCTTTCTCCCCCATTCGTATCAGTTTCCTTTGTAGTTTGTTTTGAGATAATTAAATTTTTATCGAATACCTTTTCTTTAGTAGCAGCCAAATTGATCATGAGCTCTACTTCACTAACCCCTTTTATATTTTCAAGAAGAGGAGTGAGTTGTTTCTCATACTCCACTTCCAGCTGACTAATTGAAACAGCTGAAGGCGCCTCTTTACTGCTGGGTGACTCCTGGACAGTCTTCGGCTGAGGAGGTGCCTCATTAGTTGGTGTTTGAAACCAGTTGCTTATGATAATGAAAAAAACTCCAATTAAGCCAACGATAATAAAGTATTTAGGCTTATTTATTTTTGGGCCATCCCCTGAAGACAGAGGTTTAAACAGCTTATTCCACCATTTACTCATTGTTTTCCTCCCAGCGGATTTCAATTTTATCGTTTTGCAATCCCAATAAACCAGCTGCCATGTCAAGAATTTCCTGCTCCTGGTTTCGTTCCAACGTCTGTTCGTCCTCGGTTATGGAGATCGCTACTTCTTCTACAGCTCCTTGACCTGGTGTGGAGGCCACGTATAAGATCAGCTTGTCCAACGATTCCAGACTATGGGGTTCTTCTGAAAAGGTCATGTCCACTTTTTCAAGTGAAAGATCGAATTGCACTTGAAGTGGCTCCTCCATTTTATTCGAGATGGTTTCTGTGACTTGTTGTAATGTATATGCATCTTGTCCCTGTATTATTTCATTTTTCTTTGACTCTATTTCCTCTGCTAATTGCTCAGTAGTTGAACGGCTCTCCAATTGATATTCCGCCGACTCGACTAATGTTTGTGGGTCGATCTGAAGTACTTTTAGCAAAGGGCTCAACAATATGAGCACTAACAGGATGGACATCACTAGCCGTGCATATTTCTTCATTGAACCTGACGGAAGAAGAGCATCCGCAACCATTGCTAATAGTAAAAATAATACAATTTGTGTGATCCATTGAGTAAAGGCTGCCATCTGTTATCACCCTCATCGAACCATCATAGTAATATTGCTAGCAGCAACCATAATCACAATAACGAGGAAGAACATCATTGAGACCATGAGTAATGCTGCGAAAATGTACATAATATGGCGACTCACGATTGCCATTGCTGTAATGACAGGTCCGTCTCCTAACGGCTGCAAGAGTGCAGCAGCCAATTTATAAATCAAAGCTATCGCAAACACTTTTAATGCCGGGAAGATCGCTATCCCTAATAAAATAATGACCCCTGCCAGTCCCAACGTATTTTTCAACAACAGGGACGCGCCGAGAATCGTATCTGTAGCATCTGTAAACAAACGCCCGACGACAGGAACAAAGTTTCCTGTTACGAAACGTGCTGTTTTCATTGTGACGCCATCCTGAACAGCCGTTACGGTCCCCTGGACAGAAATCACTCCAAGGAAAATTGTTAGATATACACCCATAATTGCCATACCGGTTTTCCTCAATAACTCAGCAAGCTGATCCACTTTATACGTATCATTCAACGTCCCAACAATTAATAACAGTGCTGATGAGGCAAATAGCGGAATGAGAATAATTTTCACTAACAGTCCACTGGATTGAACAAGAACAACGATAATAGGGTGAAAAAATGAGAATGACATAAGATGACTAAACGAGGCCATAATCCCTAAAAGCAAGGGGAGCAGGCCAATCATAAAGCTGCTCATCTGGTTGATCGCACCGATCGTGTAATCAATGACTTGTCCAAAACTCTCCAATGCCAGGGCAATAAGGGCAAGGTAAATCACCATGTAAGCGATTCGACTCACAACTGTATTCTCGAAAGAAGATTGCATAGCTTGTAATAACGTGCTGAACAAAGTAAGAAACAACAATGATGCTAGCAATTTTCCGTTGGACATTAACTCATGAAAAAGGAAAGATAGAATGCCAGACACCCACCCTTTAGGGGTACTCCCCCCCTCCTCTTCCATAACGCTCCGAAAGTCCTTTATTGAAATATCTGGTAAGTAATCGCCATACTTCTGATTGAGCTGCTGCAAACTTTGTTCGAGTTCGTTAGTAGAAACATGTTCCATTAAGGAAGGTACAGCATCTTGTGGTGTTGAAGCTGAAACTGAGTCAGGGTAACAAATCATCCCGATCAATAAACAGCTTATAAAAAATAAACGTATCATTTTAAACCACTCAATTCTCATCCTGCCGCTCCAGGAATAAAGTCCAAAATCGTTTCAATAACAGCTGTAATAATGGGGATAGCAAGCATTAGAATAAATAACTTCCCTACCAGTTCGACTTTAGAAGCGAGGGCATTCAATCCGGCATCTCTGATCAACTGTGCGCCGAATTCTGTGATATAGGCAATTCCAATAATCTTGAGGATCGTCTTAAAATAAACGGACTCTACTTTTGCTTGGTCTGCCATGTACTGGAGTAAGGAAAAAATGTATTTGATCTGATCTAGAACAGTCGTAAAGATAATGATCACCGTTATTAAAAGAAGCAAAAATGCAATCGAAGTCTTCTGCTCTTTTAATAACACGATCAATAATGTCGCGACTAATCCAAGTGAAACGATTTGTAAAATCCCCATATACTCTACCCCTGATATAAAAAGACAGATTTTATTTGTTGAAACAATTCAGCAAGGCGATGGAGAACTATGAAAAGAACGATGATAAAACCTGTTAACGTGACTACTTGAGCAATTTCTTCTTTGCCCATTTGCTTTAAAATACTATGAATCATTGCTACGATAATACCGACTCCGGCGATTTGAAACAGGATGGATGCATCTTGAAGCACAATGTCCCTTCCTCCTTATCATATGAGTAATATAATCACGAACAGACCACTTAAGACCCCTATTCCCCGAGCGAGTTTCTGATGCTTGCCTGAAGATTCAATGGCATCAGTTAATTGCAAATCGAGGTGATGAAGTGTTAACTTAATTTGCTTTTGCTGCTGCTGGAGATCATGCTGCCCTAATGTACTTCCAAATTGGGCTAATATATCCAAATCTGTTTTTGTCATGGCATTTTTATACCAATGTTGTTTTAGGCTGTCTGTCCACAAGGCTGCAAAATCCGTACATGACTCCCTTTCCATCATCAAACTCGAATAAAATTCGCTCAATGGCTGAGGCAATTGTCTTGAAATATTATCACAAACCTCCCATAAGGAAGATTGACCATAAACCATTTCTGCTTCAATCATTTGCAGGGCACTCTTCCATTGCCGGATTTGGCCAGGTCTTTTTTTAAACCTTGCTGCTATATCAAAACCTACCCATGTACTAACGGTTAATACGATTAAGGCGCCGATCCACGCCATGCTTATCTCTCCCTCCATAGGAAGTGATTTCTGCTCCTTGTGCATTTAGAATTCGAAAAGAACCACTTTGATGAGATGAAAGCCTTTCGAGTACGATGTACCTGTCAAAGGCTTGTTCACTTATTAAACTGCTGGCAGCATTCCTCTTCTGTACAGACGCAAGATTGCTGCCGTGAATACTGCAGATCACTTGAACGCCTGTATAAACAGCTTCGCGAACTGCTTCAGCATCTCTCTCACCGCCCAATTCATCTACCAATATAACTTCAGGGGACATAGAACGTATCATCATCATCATGCCTTCCGCCTTAGGGCACGCATCCATCACATCAGTTCTGACTCCGACATCCAGTTGAGGAATGCCTTGATGACAAGCAGCCAGCTCTGATCGTTCATCTACTAACCCAACCTTTGAAGCCTTTTTCAAACTTGAATCTGTACCAATACATTTAGAAAGCTCTCGCAGCAACGTGGTTTTCCCTGAATGCGGCGGTCCAATAATTAAAGTATTTTGCCATCTACCTCGATCAAGCAGATGAGGAAGAATCTTTTCTGCCAAGCTAACGGTGGAGCGGGCAATGCGTATATTCATAAAAGAAATAAATTTAAGTGTTTCGATATCCCGATTTTTCGTATTGGCTTTTCCTGCCAACCCAACTCTATGCCCGCCTTCTATGGTGATAAACCCTTCTTTTATTTCGTCTTGCAATCGATAAAGGGAAAATTGACTGATTTGGTTTAATACAAAGGATAAATCTTCTGGTGTTAAACGAATGTCAGTCAGTGTTCGAACACCTCTTGAATCTAGCACCTCCAATCGTTGATGAACCCGCAAACGAATTTCTTGAACACTTTTCCATTCGATGTTTTTTAATAGGAGAGGGTGATAGTGTTCTGGAAATAATCTCATGACCTCTTTCATTCAACCCAAAACTCCTTTTATTGATTTACCTTATACCTATGTACAAGCACAGGAGTTATGACAGTTCACCTGTGATTTTATACTGAAAATCTAGTAGAAAAACCTCTTCTGCTAACCCTCTATTAATTTAAAACAAGAACATACGCGTAAACGTCCCGGGAAACATGACGGGGGATGTTCAGATTTAAGCAATTTGTAGAGGAGGTTCGACTAAGAATGGAGCGAGCCAGAAGTTCGTTTAAAAACCAGCACATCGTGCGGGGCCAAAAAAAGAGCCAGCCCTCGCAGGCTGACTCTAATGATACCCTTATTCAATTAAGCTCGAGATACATATTTCCCATCTGTGGTACTAATAACCAACGTTTCCCCTTCATTTATGAAAAATGGAACTTGTACAATAAGACCTGTTTCAAGTGTAGCAGGTTTTGTTCCACCGCTTGCTGTGTCACCTTTAATTCCAGGTTCAGTTTCGGTTACTTCTAGTTCTACGTTCTTAGGAAGTTCAACTCCGATTGTTTCTCCCTGGTAAGACTGAATCTGAGCTTCCATGTTTGCTTTTAAATAATTAAGCTGATGGGAAATTTGAGCAGTTGGTAATTCAACTTGTTCGAATGTTTCGGTATCCATAAAGGCATGCATATCTCCTGACTCATACAAGTATTGCATTTTACGGTTTTCAATATGAGCTCGCTCTACTTTCTCACCGCCGCGAAATGTTTTTTCTTGTATATTACCATTCCTTAGATTACGAAGCTTCGAGCGCACGAAAGCCGCTCCTTTACCAGGTTTTACATGTTGAAAATCCATCACCTGCCAAATATTACCATCCACTTCAATTGTTAATCCCGTACGAAAATCATTTACAGAAATCATTGGTATCCTCCTTTATACTTTCCTCTATTTATAGAATGATTAGTTCCTTTGGTGAACGACTCAAACGTTCATTTCCTGACTCTGTTACGATCGTGTCATCTTCAATTCTACATCCACCCACAGTTGGAACATAAATACCAGGCTCAACCGTTACGACCATTCCTGCTTCTAACACTTGCTCTGTCCTAAACGATAACCCTGGGCCCTCATGTACATCAAGACCAATTCCATGGCCTGTGGAATGGCCAAAGTATTCTCCATAGCCTTTGTCCGCTATATAATCACGTGTAAGTGCATCGGCTTCTTTACCTGTAATGCCAGCCTTAATGCCTTCCATTCCTTTAAGCTGCGCTTGGAGAACGGTATCGTAAATCTCCTTCAATTCATCACTAATTTCTCCTACAGCTACGGTTCGTGTGATGTCGGAGCAGTAGCCTTTGTAAAGTGCTCCAAAATCTAAGGTTACAAGTTCTCCTGACTGAATTTCTTTTTGAGAAGCTACACCATGTGGAAGCGCAGATCGATTGCCTGAAGCCACAATAATATCAAAACTTGACGAAGTTGCTCCTTGTTTTCTCATGAAAAACTCTAACTCGTTCGACACATCAATTTCCTTTAACCCTGGTTTTATATAAGACAGAATATGTTCAAAAGCGTCATCCGCAATTTTCACAGCGTCCTTAATGATATTAAGTTCATCTTCCGTCTTGATCAAACGCAACTTTTCAATAAGTCCAGAAGTTGGAATTAACTCTGTCTTCAAATGGTTGCGATAAACATCATATTGTTTGTATGTAACGTGATCTTGTTCAAACCCAAGTTTTTTTATTTGCAGCTTCTCCACCTGTGTACTGATCTCTTCAGCCATAGGACCTTTATGTTCTATAATTTTGAATCCATCTGCCTGTTCAGCGGCCTGTTCCGTATATCTAAAATCCGTGATGAAGACCGCTGCCTGCTCTGTAATCAAGACTGCCCCCGAAGAACCCGTAAAGTTTGTGAGATATCGGCGGTTCTGACTGCTTGTGATTAACAATCCATGTAACTGCTGATCTTTCATTGCCTGACGCAATTTCCCCAGTTTATTCATTATCCTTTTCTCCCTTCCAATATCAGCGTTCTCGTACTAACCCGCACACAGGCAGCAGCCAATTATGATTTCATATATCATAGACATGCCACCCATGTGAGATCAGACCGATTACAACACATTTCAGCCCAATTTGCTGTGTTGTATCCACTTATGCACTTCCACTTTTCTAATTTTACCATACTCTTAAAATATCATCATTCTGTTGGCTGTTTTGCAGTCTGTGTTGGTTGATTATATTCATGATATTCATATGATATGGAATACCCTATAAATACCCCATATAAAACAAACAGACAGACAGCTGTCACGATGGAATCAATTGTGAGTTGTGTAAATTCAGGTACTGCCTGGAAAATGGGGTTCATTAAGTAAAATAAAACCCCAAATAGAACGACCCCGAAAATGAGGCCTGGCCATATTCCATCTTTCCTTTTTAATACGACATAATAAGCGAGAGCCATAAATATAGATAAAACGGCAACTATCCCAATCGCCAAAACTTCAGCTAAAAATGTGCTTGTCCAATCTGTTTGCCAGAAGGAACGAAAAATGAATGTGGCAGCTGATACCTGGGAAAAATTAAAGTAGTACGACACTCCACCAAGTCCGCCCCATAATATTCCTGCTACAAACCCTATAACCAACGTTTTCGATAATACACTTTGTGGCGGTTCCTGAGTACTTTGTTCTATATGTTCCTGATTTTGTTTAGGTTCTTTTGAATTCCCTTCCATTTTTATCACCTCAGCATTTATTTTCTCCATTAAGTTATAATTCATGCTAAGAGTTTATCTTTAATGGTAGTGAATCTGATGTCTTTGCGGTAAAATAAAAGAAAGACCTTAACTCTAAAAATGCGTATAGGATGATAAAATTTATTGAATAATATTAGGTAGAAGGGACAGAATCTAAAGTAGCGAGACTTCCATCTGATTGGTTCCGATATCTATGAAACATAGATCAACATAAAGATGTGAAAAAGATAGTCAATCATGATAAGAACAGAGGAATTAAGGGTATATACAATAGTAAAAGGAGATTTAAATAATTTTACCGGAGGAGGGAGCTGTAAAGATGTTGAGAAACTGGGGTGCTCTGGTTATGTACACGATGATTTCACTCGCCATTTTCTATGTTGGATTTCAATTGGTGAATAACCCATCGTCCTTTCTATCATCAATTATTATGACGATTGGAATAGCCGTACTAGTTTTCGGTGCTATTTACTTCTTGTTTCTTCGTAATCGAGTCGGATCAGGCAGCGGCAGAAATAGTAATGAAATGAAGAAATATAAACAGGCTGTTAAACAATCAAAACAAAAATATAAATCGTCCCAGCCCATTAAAAGCAATAAATCAAAGCTAGACACAAAACTCTCAGTAAATTCGAAGAAAAAGAAGCCAAAACGAAAAAACACGCCAAATTTGCGTGTCATTGAGGGCAGTAAAAGCAAAGGAAAAAATCGAGCCACCTTCTAGTGCGGCTCGATTTTTTTATTTCTTCCAACGGTCCAGAAATTGCTTCGCCTTCTCTTTCCCGATACTCATTAACTTTTCTTTTTGGTCGGCATTCATAGAAAAATCTGTCGTTTCGACTCCTTTTACCGGAATAAATATGACATCACGACTGGTAGACTCCGAAATATATCTAGCATCATGCGCTTTTTTCATAGTACGGAATAAGGCATGGAACATTTGGATAGAATTTTTTATTTTTTGCTCGGGAAGCTGGTCTGGTGGATCACTTAATTGCATACCCAATATCGGACGTCTCCGTTTACCCTGTTCATTTTCGAATAACCAAATGGGAAAGTTACTCAGCACTCCCCCGTCCACTAACAGTGATTTGCCTTTCTTCCCGTGCAGTTTGACTGGCATAAAAAAATAAGGTAAACCAGCACTAATTCGAGCAGCTTTAGCCACTGAAAATGTATCGGGATCAATTCCATACAGCCTGTGCAGATCATCTGGTATCACAACCATTTTACCTAAAGTTAAATCTGAGCAAATGACTTTTAGGCTGCCATGTGGCAAGTCAGCAAAAGTATGGACTCCTTTTTGTTCAAGCCATTTCTCAAGCAGATTTTCTAGACGGTTCCCTTTAAATAAGCCCATGCGGAAGTATAGTAACAACCATTTGTAGAACGGGAGGAACTTTTCTGGAAACGGTGTATCAATTAATTTTTCTAAAGACAGTTCTACTAATATCTTCTTTAGATCCTTAGCTTGATAACCGGACGCAATTAAACAAGCCACGATCGCCCCGGCGGAAGTTCCAGCAACTCTTTGGAAACGATATCCATTCTCATCTAACACTTCGAGTGCTCCTATGAAAGCTAATGCTTTCACTCCGCCGCCTGAAAACACACCATCTATATTTATAAGATCACCCCGCTTATTACATATATAAACGGAATTTGATTGGTTAGAACAACTTTGTTAAAACAAAAAAGACGCATATTTATGCGTCTGGTTTTGCTTCATTATTTTGGTCTTCATTTTTCTGCTGAACTCCCCGGAGCTCTTCTACCCGTGAGCTGTTTTCCTCAAAATACTGGACCAAATCTCCTATACGATCGATGGAATCCCAGCTTAAATGATGTTCGATCCCTTCAACATCATTATAAATTTTATCCTGATTCACACCGATAATCTCTAGAAATTGTTCTAGCAGTTCATGACGATAGACTAGCCTTTTGCCTATTTTCTTTCCTTTTGGGGTTAAAATAAGCCCGCGGTATTTTTCGTAGTTTAAGTATTGGTCACGATCTAATTTCTGAACCATTTTCGTAACGGATGATGGATGCACTTGAAGGTTTTCAGCAATGTCAGATACACGTGCATACCCTTTATCTTCAATCAAGATATAAATTTGTTCGATATAATCCTCCATGCTTGGTGTTGGCATGTTAAACCCCCAATATTGCTGATGTTTATGTAATTTGCTTCATAAAAAGGATACACTAGTTTGTGCCCTGTGACAAGCAACTCTCTCTTCTACAAACAAACAGGCGACCAGTCTGCACTGATCGCCTGTCTTGCTTCTCATTTAGTATTCACGATGATGGTCTGAACTTTTATAACCCGCATTTGAGTTGTGCATTACAGTTTGTACAGGTGTTACAGCCGCCAATATCTTCAACAGTTCCCTTACGGCAAACTGGACAAGTATCACCGACTTCTGATCCAATTGTCACATTAGTTTTATCTAGTTCATGGACAGTATCCATTAAAACGACATGCGGTTTCTTCTCTTCTTCAAATTCAAATTCTGTTTGTTCGCCTTCAAATCCGCTGTCCTCAGCTTTGAGGGTCAGAACCTGACTGTCACGGCTTCCATCCACATAAACGGTACCGCCTTTAGCACCTCCATGGTAAAGGCGCTGATACACTTGTTCCACTTGCTCAACTGTGTACCCTTTTGGTGCGTTGACCGTCTTAGAAATTGAACTATCCACCCAGCGTTGAATGACACACTGGGTATCCGCATGAGCTTCAGGTGTCATGGTCATAGCGGTAATAAACCAGTCAGGAAGATGCTCTGGATCCTGATCAGGGTGTTTGTCCAGATACTCTTGTACGATATCTGCTTTCACTTCGATAAATTTACCAAGACGGCCGCTTCTATAGTAGGAGAATGAGAAGTAAGGCTCGAGACCCGTACTTACACCGACCATTGTCCCTGTACTGCCTGTTGGAGCTACAGTTAGTAAGTGTGAATTACGAATTCCGTATTTGATAACATCTTCTCGAATATCCTCAGGCATATCCTGCATATACCCAGTCTCGACAAAACGCTGTCTCAGCTGCAGTGTCTCTTCTTCAGAGTCCCCTTCTAAAAATGGGAAACTGCCTTTTTCTTTCGCCAGATTGATGGACTCTCGATAAGCAGTGGTCGCGATTGCCTCAAAGATTTCGTCAACAAGCTTGTTACCTTCTTTTGAACCATATTCCGTCTCACAGTAAATAAGCAAGTCGTGAAGTCCCATTACACCTAATCCTACCCGACGCTCTCCTAGAGCCTGCTTCTTATTTTCTTCAAGGAAGTAAGGAGTTGCATCGATGACGTTATCCTGCATGCGTACACCGGTGGCTACTGTTTTTCTAAGCTTATCAAAATCGATTTTTTTCGTTTCTTTGTTTGCAACGGAAGCCAGGTTAACTGCAGCTAAATTACAGACAGAAAAAGGTGCTAATGGTTGTTCCCCACATGGGTTGGTAGCTACAACTTTTTGACCATAAGCGCTGGCGTTTGTTTTTTCATTGGCATTATCAATAAAGAAAATACCTGGTTCAGCAGAATACGTTGCACATATATTAATCAACTTCCAAAGCTCTGCAGCCTTAACTGTACGATACGTTTTTACACCGAATCCTTTTGCTTCCCACTCGCGAACGTCTCCACTCTCCTGCCATTCGGCATTGTAAGTAACCATGTCTTCTTTTGAGTAGGATTCTACATCTGGGAAACGGAGGCGGTATTCTTGATCGTTCTCGACGGCCTCCATAAACTCTTTCGTAATACATACTGAAATGTTCGCCCCAGTCAGGAATTCCGGATTATGAACAGAATAAGTGCCTCCTGTCTGTAGTTTTTCCTGTGCTTCGCGAAGGCTGCTCTCCGTAAATCCACCCTGTCCAGGCATCGTTTTATAGTTAACCACGCTTTGATACAGGTCTTTCTCGATTTCCGTTAAAGGAGTGAATTTAAGCTTTTCTTCTGCTAGTGCTTTAATTTGTTCATCTTCGGTGTTTTCAATTAAAAATCTTAAAATTCGCGGGTTCTGCATTTTTGAAATGATGAATTCGATAATATCAGGGTGCCAATCTGATAACATAATCATTTGTGCGCCACGTCTTGAACCGCCTTGCTCAACTAAATGAGTCAGCTTAGCGATATCATCAAGCCAGGAGACTGATCCTGATGACTTGCCGTTAACCCCTCTTGCCAGTGTGTTGCGGGGTCTCAGTGTAGAACCATTTGTACCAACGCCGCCTCCGCGAGACATGATTTCCATCACTTGCTTACGGTGATCAGAAATTCCTTCCCGAGAATCCTGAATGTACGGCATTACGTAACAGTTAAAATACGTTACATCTGTATTTGATCCCGCACCGTAGA
This region includes:
- the mntR gene encoding transcriptional regulator MntR; its protein translation is MPTPSMEDYIEQIYILIEDKGYARVSDIAENLQVHPSSVTKMVQKLDRDQYLNYEKYRGLILTPKGKKIGKRLVYRHELLEQFLEIIGVNQDKIYNDVEGIEHHLSWDSIDRIGDLVQYFEENSSRVEELRGVQQKNEDQNNEAKPDA
- a CDS encoding vitamin B12-dependent ribonucleotide reductase gives rise to the protein MQTTTTGNTPSRLNVERLNADIRQFDQVHEITSDMHLTHSGVSRLVMLDRYAFKDTEKLTLSEGDFVVLTVKDDPKFPARGFGFIESIDWENHKAKVKVEAEFINVLEKEEERETGLITRNLDTIDKPLEVFYEQIALRNATGLSAVEVDEAKKEKSFNDFYEELSNLNFIPAGRVLYGAGSNTDVTYFNCYVMPYIQDSREGISDHRKQVMEIMSRGGGVGTNGSTLRPRNTLARGVNGKSSGSVSWLDDIAKLTHLVEQGGSRRGAQMIMLSDWHPDIIEFIISKMQNPRILRFLIENTEDEQIKALAEEKLKFTPLTEIEKDLYQSVVNYKTMPGQGGFTESSLREAQEKLQTGGTYSVHNPEFLTGANISVCITKEFMEAVENDQEYRLRFPDVESYSKEDMVTYNAEWQESGDVREWEAKGFGVKTYRTVKAAELWKLINICATYSAEPGIFFIDNANEKTNASAYGQKVVATNPCGEQPLAPFSVCNLAAVNLASVANKETKKIDFDKLRKTVATGVRMQDNVIDATPYFLEENKKQALGERRVGLGVMGLHDLLIYCETEYGSKEGNKLVDEIFEAIATTAYRESINLAKEKGSFPFLEGDSEEETLQLRQRFVETGYMQDMPEDIREDVIKYGIRNSHLLTVAPTGSTGTMVGVSTGLEPYFSFSYYRSGRLGKFIEVKADIVQEYLDKHPDQDPEHLPDWFITAMTMTPEAHADTQCVIQRWVDSSISKTVNAPKGYTVEQVEQVYQRLYHGGAKGGTVYVDGSRDSQVLTLKAEDSGFEGEQTEFEFEEEKKPHVVLMDTVHELDKTNVTIGSEVGDTCPVCRKGTVEDIGGCNTCTNCNAQLKCGL